From Halapricum desulfuricans, a single genomic window includes:
- a CDS encoding 2Fe-2S iron-sulfur cluster-binding protein: MSKATQSEAEPGVALEINGQDVQAREGQTILEAAREADIEIPTLCEHEPLTNVGGCRMCLVEIDGKRTETACTTTVQDGMEIEVDTDDLWDHRRTILELMFSEQNHYCMYCEMEGDCELEDLFNEAGLDACEYPLEYNDIEVDTSHSEITLDLDRCVLCGRCVRTCDEVVGNDTLTFKDRGLETEIVADDGVALGESSCISCGACAQACPTGAIYTNQSAYRGREEECDVVTTACTECSLGCELEVYTNSGRIVKIEGVEDGADAGQLCEMGRFGLLGDSRERIDEPSVRGDSVDVETAIERARESLDDADTINAVASSRLPTEVTEAFAASMDAYDASLEVPGAKRATDERRIAEKVAPLFNEHAGNLRASGPEAVLDAEAVAVFDTSIVDTHPVAASYVRRAAKDGATLVSVDADEDRFASKSDASIESGSALSRLTEDSVEVVEDDASALADSDTETLINAVPALEDGGISIIILGPEIEEEDTLINAYALAAMTDSKVLSLPDRVNSFVDGIGADDLHDDAEVAYLFAADDREDDLDRMVEVARTADTVIVQATRESILTKAADIVLPSLDWFERSGTVTDASGTDRELARVLDPRVAIDSDREVLSELAEGDILEVKP; encoded by the coding sequence ATGAGCAAGGCAACACAGAGCGAGGCCGAACCCGGCGTCGCTCTCGAAATCAACGGTCAGGACGTACAGGCACGCGAGGGACAGACGATACTCGAAGCGGCGCGAGAGGCCGACATCGAGATTCCGACCCTCTGTGAACACGAACCGCTCACCAACGTCGGCGGCTGCCGGATGTGTCTCGTCGAGATCGACGGCAAGCGCACCGAGACCGCCTGTACGACGACCGTCCAGGACGGCATGGAGATCGAGGTCGATACCGACGACCTGTGGGACCACCGTCGGACGATTCTGGAGCTGATGTTCTCCGAGCAGAACCACTACTGCATGTACTGCGAGATGGAGGGCGACTGCGAACTCGAGGACCTGTTCAACGAGGCGGGTCTGGACGCCTGCGAATACCCCCTCGAGTACAACGACATCGAGGTCGACACCTCCCACAGTGAGATCACGCTCGATCTCGATCGGTGCGTGCTCTGTGGCCGCTGTGTCCGGACCTGCGACGAAGTCGTCGGTAACGACACGCTGACGTTCAAAGATCGCGGTCTGGAGACCGAAATCGTCGCTGACGACGGCGTCGCGCTCGGGGAGTCGTCGTGCATTTCCTGCGGCGCGTGCGCACAAGCGTGTCCGACCGGGGCGATCTACACCAACCAGAGCGCCTACCGCGGCCGCGAGGAGGAGTGTGACGTCGTCACGACCGCCTGCACGGAGTGCAGCCTCGGCTGCGAACTCGAGGTGTACACCAACTCCGGCCGGATCGTCAAGATTGAAGGCGTCGAGGACGGCGCCGACGCCGGCCAGCTCTGTGAGATGGGTCGGTTCGGTCTCCTAGGCGACAGTCGCGAGCGCATCGACGAGCCGTCGGTCCGCGGCGACAGCGTCGATGTCGAGACGGCGATCGAGCGGGCTCGCGAATCGCTCGACGACGCCGACACGATCAACGCGGTCGCTTCGAGTCGGCTCCCCACGGAGGTCACCGAGGCGTTCGCGGCGTCGATGGACGCTTACGACGCGTCCCTGGAGGTGCCCGGGGCCAAACGCGCGACCGACGAGCGGCGGATCGCCGAGAAAGTCGCCCCGTTGTTCAACGAACACGCCGGCAACCTCCGGGCGAGCGGCCCCGAAGCCGTGCTTGACGCCGAAGCCGTCGCCGTCTTCGACACGAGTATCGTCGACACCCACCCGGTTGCGGCGTCGTACGTCCGCCGGGCGGCCAAAGACGGCGCGACCCTGGTCAGCGTCGACGCCGACGAGGACCGGTTCGCCTCGAAGTCCGACGCCTCCATCGAGTCCGGCTCGGCGCTGAGCCGGCTCACCGAGGACTCCGTCGAGGTCGTCGAGGACGACGCCTCGGCGCTAGCGGACTCGGACACCGAGACGCTGATCAACGCCGTCCCGGCCCTGGAGGACGGCGGGATCAGTATCATCATCCTCGGCCCCGAGATCGAAGAGGAGGACACGCTCATCAACGCCTACGCGCTGGCGGCGATGACCGACAGCAAGGTCCTGAGTCTGCCCGACCGCGTCAACTCCTTCGTCGACGGCATCGGCGCGGACGACCTGCACGACGACGCCGAGGTGGCCTATCTCTTCGCCGCCGACGACCGCGAGGACGATCTCGATCGGATGGTGGAGGTCGCCCGCACGGCCGACACCGTGATCGTCCAGGCCACCCGCGAGTCGATCCTGACGAAGGCCGCTGACATCGTGCTCCCGTCGCTTGACTGGTTCGAGCGTTCGGGCACGGTCACCGACGCAAGCGGGACCGACCGCGAACTCGCTCGAGTGCTCGATCCGCGGGTCGCGATCGACTCCGACCGGGAGGTGCTCTCGGAACTTGCCGAGGGCGACATCCTGGAGGTGAAACCATGA
- a CDS encoding NADH-ubiquinone oxidoreductase-F iron-sulfur binding region domain-containing protein — protein sequence MSQSIQRPSDPDTVDGNVRVVVCQGTGCVSSGSDEVYDALAEEISALESSDDVALSYGDGNLDELGIETKASGCHGFCELGPLVRIDPMHVLYTQVGVEDVEDIVERTIKSGEIIDELCFEDAEGNRQSRTDDISFYTEQNRLALGNCGDIDPESVEEYRLRDGYDALETALSEMDPKEVYEEVEDAGLRGRGGGGFPTGTKWKFANDADSEEKYVIANCDEGDPGAFMDRCLVEGDPHRVIEGMVIAGYATGANQGYIYIRAEYPLAIERIEQAIDTAYEEGYLGEDILGTGFDFDFGIEQGAGAFVCGEETALMASIEGQAGRPTPRPPYPAQSGLNDQPTTINNVETLSNVPLIIDNGAEWFRQYGTEDSAGTKTFAVSGDVSATGLMEIPMGLTLEEIIEVAGGMEGDSEFKAVQIGGPSGGCLAEKHLDMPVTFDSLQEEGAMLGSGGLVVMDDETCMVDVARFFLDFTQDESCGKCPTCRIGTKKMLDILERITNGEGKPGDIERLRDLGDTITEGSLCGLGKTAPNPVLSTLEHFEEEYEAHIYDDECPAGECELGGGSHAGTYKIAAAECVGCQQCLNACPVDAIDGEQGETHEIDPETCIGCGQCVEACPIDAISQRA from the coding sequence ATGTCACAGAGCATTCAGCGCCCGTCCGATCCAGACACGGTCGACGGTAACGTCCGCGTCGTCGTCTGTCAGGGAACCGGCTGCGTGTCGTCCGGTTCCGACGAGGTGTACGACGCCCTCGCGGAAGAAATCAGCGCGCTCGAAAGCAGCGACGACGTTGCCCTGTCCTACGGCGACGGCAACCTCGACGAACTGGGCATCGAGACGAAAGCGAGCGGCTGTCACGGTTTCTGTGAACTCGGCCCGCTCGTTCGAATCGATCCCATGCACGTCCTGTACACGCAGGTCGGGGTCGAGGACGTCGAAGATATCGTCGAACGGACGATCAAGAGCGGCGAGATCATCGACGAGCTGTGTTTCGAAGACGCGGAGGGCAACCGACAGTCCCGGACAGACGACATCTCCTTCTACACCGAGCAAAACCGACTTGCGCTCGGCAACTGCGGGGACATCGATCCCGAAAGCGTCGAGGAGTACCGGCTCCGCGACGGCTACGACGCCCTCGAGACGGCCCTCTCGGAGATGGATCCCAAAGAGGTCTACGAGGAAGTCGAAGACGCCGGCCTCCGCGGTCGCGGCGGCGGCGGGTTCCCGACCGGGACCAAGTGGAAGTTCGCCAACGACGCCGACAGCGAGGAGAAGTACGTCATCGCCAACTGTGACGAAGGCGACCCCGGCGCGTTCATGGACCGCTGTCTCGTCGAGGGCGATCCCCACCGGGTCATCGAGGGGATGGTCATCGCCGGCTACGCCACCGGCGCCAATCAGGGATATATCTACATTCGCGCGGAATACCCTCTCGCTATCGAACGGATCGAGCAGGCGATCGACACCGCCTACGAGGAGGGGTACCTCGGCGAGGACATCCTCGGGACCGGCTTCGACTTCGACTTCGGGATCGAACAGGGTGCCGGGGCCTTCGTCTGCGGCGAGGAGACGGCGCTGATGGCCTCCATCGAAGGCCAGGCCGGTCGACCGACGCCGCGCCCGCCCTATCCCGCCCAGTCCGGGCTGAACGACCAGCCGACGACGATCAACAACGTCGAGACGCTGAGCAACGTCCCGCTGATCATCGACAACGGCGCCGAGTGGTTCCGTCAGTACGGTACCGAGGACAGCGCCGGAACGAAGACCTTCGCCGTCTCCGGGGACGTCTCGGCGACGGGGCTGATGGAGATCCCGATGGGACTGACCCTCGAAGAGATCATCGAGGTCGCCGGCGGCATGGAGGGCGATTCGGAGTTCAAGGCTGTCCAGATCGGCGGCCCCTCCGGCGGCTGTCTCGCCGAGAAGCACCTCGACATGCCGGTCACCTTCGACTCCCTGCAGGAGGAGGGTGCGATGCTCGGCTCCGGCGGGCTGGTCGTGATGGACGACGAGACCTGTATGGTCGACGTCGCGCGATTCTTCCTGGATTTCACCCAGGACGAGTCCTGCGGGAAGTGCCCGACCTGCCGGATCGGGACGAAGAAGATGCTCGACATCCTCGAGCGGATCACGAACGGCGAGGGCAAGCCGGGCGACATCGAGCGACTGCGTGACCTCGGGGACACGATCACCGAGGGATCGCTGTGTGGGCTCGGCAAGACGGCTCCGAACCCGGTGTTGAGTACGCTCGAACACTTCGAGGAGGAGTACGAGGCGCACATCTACGACGACGAGTGTCCGGCCGGCGAGTGCGAACTCGGCGGCGGATCGCATGCCGGCACCTACAAGATCGCCGCCGCGGAGTGTGTCGGCTGCCAGCAGTGTCTGAACGCCTGTCCGGTCGACGCGATCGACGGCGAACAGGGCGAGACCCACGAGATCGATCCCGAGACGTGTATCGGCTGTGGGCAGTGTGTCGAGGCGTGTCCGATCGACGCCATCAGTCAGCGGGCGTGA
- a CDS encoding complex I 24 kDa subunit family protein: MASLDSIKQSVRGSDADVDGDDSGIIPADAGIDDVCDEEVETVRSLVAPHADGEGGIIPSLQAVQNEYGYLPRFSMQVIAEECDTTIARVFGTASFYSQFYFEPRGEHSVKVCTGTACHVKGADDISENLQEELDVETGEVTDDGQFTIEHVRCVGACGLAPVVVVDDDVHGPIEAENAPEIIDEYTDEEA, from the coding sequence ATGGCATCGCTAGACTCGATCAAGCAGTCGGTCCGCGGGTCGGACGCCGACGTGGACGGTGACGACTCGGGGATCATCCCGGCGGACGCAGGCATCGACGACGTCTGTGACGAGGAAGTCGAAACCGTCCGGTCGCTGGTCGCGCCGCACGCGGACGGGGAAGGTGGAATCATTCCGTCGCTACAGGCAGTACAGAACGAGTACGGCTACCTGCCGCGGTTTTCGATGCAGGTGATCGCCGAGGAGTGTGACACGACGATCGCCCGGGTGTTCGGAACTGCGTCGTTCTACTCGCAGTTCTACTTCGAGCCGCGTGGCGAGCACAGCGTCAAGGTCTGTACCGGGACGGCCTGTCACGTCAAGGGGGCGGACGACATCTCCGAGAACCTCCAGGAGGAGCTGGACGTCGAGACCGGGGAGGTCACCGACGACGGGCAGTTCACGATCGAACACGTCCGCTGTGTGGGGGCGTGTGGCCTCGCACCGGTCGTCGTCGTCGACGACGACGTCCACGGACCGATCGAGGCCGAAAACGCACCCGAAATTATCGATGAATACACCGACGAGGAGGCCTAA
- a CDS encoding 4Fe-4S dicluster domain-containing protein, giving the protein MKVIDKPEFEALLDETIASDRRDVVGVQDDGEKYVFDDLRSAADLALEYDVTMLSPKKYLMPQRETILEYRDTDGEFEWRAKAEPDGKVIVGIHPYDLVAIEQLDKIFIDTLRDEPYRQKRENSLLIGANMQDASETAFAASMGTATTDSGYDLMLTDLGETYAVNIGTLEGKEFLNSADVRKATAQEVQEVERIEQEDVPDLFERELDFSPALLPTILEENYDNMEFWEDYSEKCLSCGTCNMVCPTCYCFSVDMIRDLGTNSGRESRRWDGCLLEDFASVAGDENFREEVAERHRHRFMRKGWYIYERYGDIACIGCGRCTSECVADVADPCDVYNKLHQEVQAHAQ; this is encoded by the coding sequence ATGAAAGTCATCGATAAACCGGAATTTGAGGCGTTACTGGACGAAACGATCGCGTCTGACCGGCGAGACGTCGTCGGCGTTCAGGACGACGGCGAAAAGTACGTCTTCGACGACCTGCGGTCAGCGGCGGATCTTGCGCTCGAGTACGACGTGACGATGCTGTCCCCGAAAAAGTATCTCATGCCACAGCGCGAGACGATTCTGGAATATCGCGACACGGACGGGGAGTTCGAATGGCGAGCGAAGGCGGAGCCGGACGGGAAGGTCATCGTCGGGATTCATCCCTACGATCTCGTCGCGATCGAGCAACTCGACAAGATCTTCATCGACACGCTCCGGGACGAGCCCTACCGGCAAAAGCGCGAGAACTCGCTGCTCATCGGGGCGAACATGCAGGACGCCAGCGAGACGGCCTTCGCCGCCAGCATGGGGACGGCCACGACCGATTCGGGCTACGACCTCATGTTGACGGACTTGGGCGAGACGTACGCAGTCAACATCGGGACGCTGGAGGGTAAGGAGTTCCTCAATTCGGCGGACGTCAGGAAGGCCACGGCCCAGGAGGTCCAGGAAGTCGAGCGGATCGAGCAGGAGGATGTCCCCGACCTGTTTGAACGGGAACTCGACTTCTCACCGGCGTTGCTACCGACGATTCTGGAAGAGAACTACGACAACATGGAGTTCTGGGAGGACTACTCCGAGAAGTGTCTCTCCTGTGGCACCTGCAACATGGTCTGTCCGACGTGCTACTGTTTCAGCGTGGACATGATTCGCGATCTCGGAACGAACAGCGGCCGGGAGTCTCGCCGGTGGGACGGCTGCCTGCTGGAGGACTTCGCGTCGGTCGCCGGTGACGAGAACTTCCGGGAGGAAGTCGCCGAGCGCCACCGCCATCGGTTCATGCGGAAGGGGTGGTACATCTACGAACGGTACGGCGACATCGCGTGTATCGGCTGTGGCCGGTGCACCTCCGAATGTGTCGCCGACGTCGCCGATCCGTGTGACGTCTACAACAAACTTCACCAGGAGGTGCAGGCCCATGCGCAGTAG
- a CDS encoding FAD/NAD(P)-binding protein — protein sequence MRSSTTAKFDIGENEYQPVNGLITRTRPFTGADKLFEIQLPDGEELGHQPGQFVQLLVPGVGEAPFSVTSSPTKPGPFELTIRAVGNVTRALHNMEPGDTVGIRGPYGSGFDPDVFEGEDILFIAGGIGLAPLRSMINYTLDERERFGELTTVYGCKEPVEQLYPDELEEWAEGDAMEYFETVDQCPQDQEWDGPTGVITSIIPEVDIDVETTKVLVCGPPVMYKFVLQELDEMGVPDGNIYLSLERNMHCGRGLCGHCQINELYVCTDGPVFHYPVVRDKQEAEV from the coding sequence ATGCGCAGTAGTACGACGGCGAAATTCGATATCGGCGAAAACGAGTATCAACCGGTCAACGGCCTCATCACGAGGACTCGGCCGTTCACCGGGGCCGACAAGCTCTTCGAGATCCAGCTGCCGGACGGCGAAGAACTCGGCCACCAGCCCGGCCAGTTCGTCCAGCTGCTCGTTCCGGGCGTCGGCGAAGCGCCGTTCTCGGTCACCTCCTCGCCGACCAAACCCGGGCCCTTCGAACTGACGATCCGGGCCGTCGGCAACGTAACGAGAGCGTTACACAACATGGAACCGGGAGACACAGTCGGAATCCGGGGCCCCTACGGAAGCGGATTCGATCCGGACGTGTTCGAAGGTGAGGACATCCTGTTCATCGCCGGCGGCATCGGGCTGGCACCGCTCCGGTCGATGATCAACTACACGCTCGACGAGCGCGAACGGTTCGGGGAGTTGACGACGGTCTACGGCTGCAAAGAGCCGGTGGAGCAGCTCTACCCGGACGAACTGGAGGAATGGGCCGAGGGTGACGCGATGGAGTATTTCGAGACAGTCGATCAGTGCCCGCAGGACCAGGAGTGGGACGGCCCGACGGGAGTCATCACGAGCATCATCCCGGAGGTCGACATCGACGTCGAGACGACGAAAGTGCTGGTCTGTGGGCCGCCAGTGATGTACAAGTTCGTCCTCCAGGAACTGGACGAGATGGGCGTCCCGGACGGGAACATTTACCTCTCGCTTGAGCGCAACATGCACTGTGGCCGTGGCCTCTGTGGCCACTGTCAGATCAACGAACTGTATGTCTGTACGGACGGTCCGGTGTTCCACTATCCGGTGGTCCGTGACAAACAGGAGGCAGAGGTATGA
- a CDS encoding NADH:ubiquinone oxidoreductase produces MTSKPKVAFFDFAGCEGDQLEIINLEERLLDLVEVVEVVSFREAMSEHSDDYEIAFVEGSITTPHDVERLEEVRSNADTVIAIGSCAAFGGINSIRNEQDFETVTERAYGEDAAMFDDPDAELFDSFAQAQPAKAFVEVEYEVPGCPIDGEEFIQTVTAILQGGDPSLANHPVCVDCKLAENTCAFDRDEICLGPITRGGGCDATCVSQGTRCWGCRGLVDNPAEDAYSEVLQEYGVTTDELLNEFTLYWSWQREHGPQADMQEVEQ; encoded by the coding sequence ATGACCTCGAAGCCGAAAGTCGCCTTCTTCGACTTCGCCGGGTGCGAGGGCGATCAACTCGAAATCATCAACCTCGAGGAGCGCCTGCTCGACCTCGTTGAGGTCGTCGAGGTGGTCAGCTTCCGGGAAGCGATGTCCGAACACAGCGACGACTACGAGATTGCCTTCGTCGAGGGATCGATCACGACCCCCCACGACGTCGAACGGCTCGAAGAAGTACGGTCGAACGCCGACACCGTCATCGCTATCGGATCCTGTGCGGCGTTCGGCGGGATCAACTCGATTCGGAACGAGCAGGACTTCGAGACGGTCACGGAACGGGCCTACGGCGAGGACGCGGCGATGTTCGACGACCCGGACGCGGAACTGTTCGATTCGTTCGCACAAGCCCAGCCCGCCAAAGCCTTCGTCGAGGTCGAGTACGAGGTTCCCGGCTGCCCGATCGACGGCGAGGAATTCATCCAGACGGTCACCGCCATCCTGCAGGGCGGCGATCCGTCGCTGGCGAACCACCCCGTCTGCGTCGACTGCAAGCTCGCGGAGAACACGTGCGCGTTCGACCGGGACGAGATCTGTCTCGGCCCCATCACGCGCGGCGGCGGCTGCGATGCGACCTGTGTCTCGCAGGGCACCCGTTGCTGGGGCTGCCGTGGACTGGTCGACAACCCCGCCGAGGACGCCTACAGCGAGGTGCTGCAGGAATACGGGGTGACCACCGACGAACTGCTCAACGAGTTCACCCTCTACTGGAGCTGGCAGCGTGAACACGGGCCACAGGCCGACATGCAGGAGGTCGAACAATGA
- a CDS encoding Ni/Fe hydrogenase subunit alpha → MSQNIDIEGNLVTRVEGHGEIVVNATDGQLEACEWHVVESPRFFESMVVGRDWDEIHHIVSRICGICSVTHTMTGLKAVEDAMDVELSEQDVKLRKLALAGETLQSHVLHLGYLALPDLVGEKSVVPMANTHEEEVKTVIRLHKLGNELIETVAGRSTHAQRTIPGGFSQLPREAELRDLRASLEGSWNDVETVVDLVLSLADELPEFTRETEFISLTDPDEYALYEGVPYSSDTGELDLADYREIVNEHVVEQSTAKFTKHDRDSYMVGALARFNNNYEQLGPMATAVADRFGLKPVCHNPYLNNVAQLIETAHLIEHSIELIDSLLESGLEAQSDYHKPDVDVTAGQGVGAIEAPRGILFHEYALDETGTALEGNCVIPTNQNHANIQLDMERLVPTIIERPQEEIEHTLEMLVRAYDPCISCSTHYLDVEFVDTQPE, encoded by the coding sequence ATGAGTCAGAACATCGATATCGAGGGCAATCTCGTCACGCGCGTCGAAGGGCACGGCGAAATCGTCGTCAACGCCACGGACGGACAGCTCGAGGCGTGTGAATGGCACGTGGTCGAATCGCCCCGGTTTTTCGAGTCGATGGTCGTCGGCCGGGACTGGGACGAGATTCACCACATCGTCTCGCGGATCTGTGGCATCTGTTCGGTCACGCATACGATGACCGGGTTGAAGGCTGTCGAGGACGCGATGGACGTCGAGCTGTCCGAACAGGACGTCAAACTGCGCAAACTCGCACTGGCCGGCGAGACGCTCCAGAGCCACGTCCTGCACCTGGGCTATCTCGCCTTGCCGGACCTCGTCGGCGAGAAATCCGTCGTGCCGATGGCCAACACGCACGAGGAGGAAGTCAAGACGGTCATCCGGCTGCACAAACTCGGCAACGAGTTGATCGAGACCGTCGCCGGGCGGTCGACCCACGCCCAGCGGACGATCCCCGGTGGCTTCTCGCAGCTTCCCCGCGAGGCCGAGCTCCGGGACCTCCGGGCCTCGCTGGAGGGGTCCTGGAACGACGTCGAGACAGTCGTGGATCTCGTCCTGTCGCTCGCGGACGAACTCCCCGAGTTCACCCGCGAGACGGAGTTCATCTCGCTGACCGACCCCGACGAGTACGCCCTCTATGAGGGGGTGCCGTATTCCTCGGACACGGGCGAACTCGACCTCGCGGACTACCGGGAGATCGTCAACGAGCACGTCGTCGAACAGTCGACGGCGAAGTTCACGAAACACGACCGCGACTCCTACATGGTCGGGGCGCTGGCTCGGTTCAACAACAACTACGAGCAGCTGGGACCGATGGCGACGGCCGTCGCCGACCGTTTCGGCCTCAAACCGGTCTGTCACAACCCCTATCTGAACAACGTGGCCCAGCTTATCGAGACGGCCCACCTCATCGAGCATTCGATCGAGTTGATCGACTCGCTTCTCGAATCCGGGCTCGAGGCGCAATCCGACTACCACAAACCCGACGTCGACGTGACGGCGGGCCAGGGCGTAGGGGCGATCGAAGCGCCGCGTGGCATCCTCTTTCACGAGTACGCCCTCGACGAGACGGGCACGGCCCTCGAGGGCAACTGCGTGATCCCCACCAACCAGAATCACGCCAACATCCAGCTGGACATGGAGCGACTGGTCCCGACGATCATCGAACGACCCCAAGAGGAGATCGAACACACGCTGGAAATGCTGGTCCGGGCGTACGACCCCTGCATCTCCTGTTCGACGCACTATCTCGACGTCGAATTCGTCGACACACAGCCCGAATAA
- a CDS encoding hydrogenase maturation protease, translated as MTGCDAVIALGNPFRRDDGVGSLLLDRLRDRELPDVELVDLGDPGFRLIHVLADYSSVVIVDAVDFGAEPGTFEVFDPADTETVRTERSSHKTDVFELLEVADTVEGPTAVRVFGVQPASIDFGDELTDEVATALPSATDALVETIQTG; from the coding sequence ATGACAGGCTGTGACGCCGTGATCGCGCTCGGCAACCCCTTTCGGCGGGACGACGGCGTCGGATCGCTACTACTTGACCGTCTCAGGGACCGGGAGCTACCGGACGTGGAGCTGGTCGATCTGGGTGATCCCGGGTTCCGGTTGATTCACGTCCTCGCCGACTACTCGTCGGTGGTGATCGTCGACGCGGTCGATTTCGGTGCCGAGCCGGGCACCTTCGAGGTGTTCGATCCAGCCGACACCGAGACGGTACGGACAGAACGGAGTTCGCACAAGACGGACGTCTTCGAGTTACTCGAGGTCGCTGACACCGTCGAAGGCCCGACCGCCGTCCGGGTGTTCGGCGTCCAGCCCGCGTCGATCGACTTCGGCGACGAACTCACCGACGAGGTGGCGACGGCACTCCCGTCGGCGACAGATGCGCTCGTCGAGACAATACAGACGGGTTGA
- a CDS encoding class I SAM-dependent methyltransferase — MSVREEFDEWAADGRDRGMEERHWHTAKHALARMPIEEGETVLDLGCGSGYAARAMQAAGGAGRAYGLDGSPEMVRNARAYTDDPGVGFLVGDFEHLPFETDSIDHVFSMEAFYYASDPIAALEEIRRILRSGGTFYCAVDFHADNPHTAEWTEYVDVEMTRWSRREYRERFREAGFYVAEQDEIPDREVEIPPAESFPTEDWDTREAMVEHFREHGTLLTVGVAP, encoded by the coding sequence ATGAGCGTTCGCGAGGAGTTCGACGAGTGGGCGGCCGACGGCCGCGACAGGGGAATGGAGGAACGGCACTGGCACACGGCAAAGCACGCGCTGGCCCGGATGCCGATTGAAGAAGGTGAGACGGTCCTCGATCTGGGCTGTGGCAGCGGCTACGCCGCCCGCGCGATGCAGGCGGCCGGCGGGGCCGGTCGGGCCTACGGCCTCGACGGCTCGCCGGAGATGGTCCGCAACGCGCGGGCGTACACCGACGACCCCGGAGTCGGCTTTCTGGTCGGCGACTTCGAGCACCTTCCCTTCGAGACCGACAGTATCGATCACGTCTTCTCGATGGAGGCGTTCTACTACGCGAGCGACCCGATAGCGGCCTTAGAGGAGATCCGGCGCATCCTGCGGTCGGGCGGCACCTTCTACTGTGCGGTGGACTTCCACGCCGACAACCCCCACACCGCGGAGTGGACGGAGTACGTCGACGTCGAGATGACCCGCTGGTCGCGTCGGGAGTATCGCGAGCGTTTCCGGGAGGCCGGCTTCTACGTCGCCGAGCAGGACGAGATTCCGGACCGAGAGGTCGAGATCCCCCCGGCTGAATCGTTCCCCACCGAAGACTGGGACACGCGCGAGGCGATGGTCGAACACTTCCGCGAACACGGGACGCTGCTGACTGTCGGCGTCGCGCCCTGA
- a CDS encoding DUF2391 family protein, translating to MARTIPRFRFDDVAQQFVGGFLLAGPFVVTEEVWDLAENMTNWHALFIVGIVVAIGYGALYEADDDRDPESEPEVAGIPLRFVSLMSISFGSVVILSFVVTAPDQFLGDLAARERAIVTARAVAVGAIFSVVGAATADSVF from the coding sequence ATGGCTCGGACGATCCCGCGGTTCAGGTTCGACGACGTCGCCCAGCAGTTCGTCGGCGGATTCCTGCTCGCGGGCCCGTTCGTCGTCACCGAGGAGGTGTGGGATCTGGCCGAGAACATGACCAACTGGCACGCGCTGTTCATCGTCGGAATCGTCGTTGCGATCGGCTACGGGGCGTTGTACGAGGCCGACGACGACCGCGATCCCGAGAGCGAACCCGAAGTGGCCGGGATTCCGTTACGATTCGTCTCGCTGATGTCGATCTCGTTTGGCTCGGTCGTGATCCTGTCGTTCGTCGTCACTGCTCCCGATCAGTTCCTCGGGGATTTGGCGGCTCGCGAACGGGCGATCGTCACCGCTCGGGCCGTCGCCGTCGGCGCGATCTTCAGCGTCGTCGGGGCCGCGACCGCCGATTCGGTGTTCTGA
- a CDS encoding glutathione S-transferase N-terminal domain-containing protein, whose protein sequence is MSNLELYELSGCPYCAKVTTKLDELGLDYVSHEVPSSHSKRSEVEEISGQTGVPVLVDPDNGIEGMPESSDIIEYLEETYGDGAA, encoded by the coding sequence ATGAGTAACCTCGAACTATACGAACTTTCGGGCTGTCCCTACTGCGCGAAGGTCACGACGAAACTCGACGAACTCGGACTCGACTACGTGTCCCACGAGGTCCCGTCGAGTCACAGCAAGCGAAGCGAAGTCGAGGAGATCAGCGGCCAGACCGGCGTCCCCGTGCTGGTCGATCCCGACAACGGCATCGAGGGAATGCCCGAGAGCAGCGACATCATCGAATACCTCGAAGAGACCTACGGCGACGGCGCGGCCTGA